One Chitinophaga sp. H8 DNA window includes the following coding sequences:
- a CDS encoding IPT/TIG domain-containing protein: protein MNVIIKYRLLPLLLLLPAIFTGCKKETIPKHNSGVPIVIEKFSPVKGGVGTEVLVYGDNFNNDTTGVRVTVNGVKAAVTGVVQNRLVFMVPDGAGSGKITITIGGNTVTSTEDFNYVAAQYVSTLAGSGQEGFRDGEGAAAMFAFQLGQSIATDAAGNVYVCDAGNSRIRKITPAGVVSTVAGNGTGGWQDGPAASAMFNHPYGIEVDKDNNLYVADTWNAALRKITPEGVVSTLAWIGDITDVVVDKRNGDIYASQFGPGTIVKVNGDGSTVTVGSGFQQLGAIAMDSKGNFYGVDNSRSFIGKVDAATKNMTIIAGVSGQTGLEDGPGNTAKFDRPWGIDIDKEDNLYIAGNGGPNYGGGDNNTNHCIRFIKAGTWEVSTFAGGSSKGYNDGLGSLAVFRSPTGVALDAAGAVYVLDEGNQRIRKIISR from the coding sequence ATGAACGTTATCATAAAATATCGTTTGCTGCCACTGTTGCTGCTATTGCCGGCTATCTTCACCGGCTGTAAAAAAGAAACAATACCAAAGCATAATAGTGGAGTCCCTATTGTTATAGAAAAGTTCTCCCCTGTAAAAGGCGGTGTAGGCACCGAAGTGCTGGTATATGGCGATAATTTTAATAATGATACTACCGGTGTACGTGTAACCGTCAATGGTGTAAAGGCGGCGGTAACAGGTGTGGTGCAGAACCGCCTGGTGTTTATGGTGCCGGATGGGGCAGGCAGTGGTAAGATCACCATTACTATCGGTGGTAATACCGTTACCAGCACAGAAGATTTTAATTATGTGGCGGCGCAGTATGTAAGTACCCTGGCTGGCTCCGGACAGGAAGGCTTCCGGGATGGGGAAGGCGCTGCAGCCATGTTTGCTTTTCAACTGGGACAAAGCATCGCTACGGATGCTGCCGGAAATGTTTATGTATGTGATGCAGGCAATTCCCGTATCCGTAAAATCACACCTGCCGGAGTGGTGTCTACCGTAGCGGGTAATGGTACCGGTGGCTGGCAGGATGGTCCTGCTGCCAGTGCCATGTTTAATCATCCGTATGGTATCGAAGTGGATAAAGACAATAACCTTTACGTGGCAGATACCTGGAATGCAGCACTGCGTAAAATCACGCCTGAAGGGGTCGTGTCTACGCTTGCCTGGATTGGTGATATTACGGATGTGGTAGTAGATAAGCGCAATGGTGATATCTATGCTTCTCAGTTTGGCCCTGGTACCATTGTAAAGGTAAACGGAGATGGATCTACTGTAACGGTAGGTAGTGGTTTCCAGCAACTGGGTGCTATTGCGATGGACAGTAAAGGCAACTTTTATGGTGTAGATAACAGCCGCTCTTTCATTGGGAAAGTAGATGCTGCTACCAAAAACATGACCATCATTGCAGGGGTTTCCGGTCAAACCGGTCTGGAAGATGGTCCTGGCAATACGGCTAAATTTGACCGCCCCTGGGGCATCGATATTGATAAGGAGGATAACCTTTATATCGCCGGAAATGGAGGCCCTAATTATGGTGGGGGAGATAATAATACCAACCACTGTATTCGCTTTATCAAGGCTGGTACCTGGGAAGTATCTACTTTTGCAGGCGGCTCTTCCAAAGGATATAATGATGGTCTGGGTAGTCTGGCTGTATTCAGATCTCCTACAGGGGTAGCGCTGGATGCTGCTGGTGCCGTATATGTACTCGATGAAGGCAACCAACGTATCAGAAAAATTATTTCCCGTTAG
- a CDS encoding AI-2E family transporter has product MRHTRTPVSRNIIETILVLLLLLALLFALYDVLKVFFGVFTFALIFYVSFQIPYERLVRLVNNKRKLAAVIYCVILIVIVALPFVYMIGAMGKHIKEVLAMITSVQEHGLPPLPEKIAALPYVGDSITAFWEHLQENPKETLAGYEHQLRETLHRILTGGAGILGAALQIILGIIISAFILTGGEKVFQPVKATLQHLLGRRDGLILLEATGHAIKGVSIGVMGTAFIAAAISWIGLAIAGLHFKLLLSALIFFLVLIQVGPLIVWVPLVIWQATEGHMGTAIFLGIYGGFILILDAVLKPILIAKSGGKLPFLVLFLGVIGGLAAWGFTGMFKGAIILAVFYTVFNSWLERKRGGTTVRKPADGVQS; this is encoded by the coding sequence ATGCGACATACAAGAACACCTGTATCCCGTAATATCATAGAAACCATACTTGTATTACTGCTGTTGCTGGCACTGCTCTTTGCCCTCTATGATGTGCTGAAAGTATTTTTCGGGGTATTTACCTTTGCCCTGATATTTTATGTGTCTTTTCAGATCCCGTATGAAAGGCTGGTCCGCCTGGTGAATAACAAAAGGAAACTGGCTGCCGTGATTTATTGCGTGATACTTATTGTGATAGTGGCATTGCCCTTTGTGTATATGATCGGAGCGATGGGAAAGCACATAAAAGAAGTACTGGCCATGATTACAAGTGTGCAGGAGCATGGATTGCCCCCGTTGCCGGAGAAGATCGCAGCCTTGCCCTATGTGGGCGACAGCATTACTGCTTTCTGGGAGCATTTGCAGGAAAACCCGAAAGAAACACTGGCGGGTTATGAGCACCAGCTTAGGGAAACCCTTCATCGCATTCTCACCGGAGGAGCCGGTATTCTGGGGGCCGCCCTGCAGATCATACTGGGTATTATCATTTCAGCGTTTATCCTTACCGGTGGTGAAAAAGTATTTCAACCCGTAAAAGCTACTTTGCAGCATTTGTTAGGTAGAAGGGATGGCCTGATACTGTTGGAAGCAACCGGACATGCTATCAAGGGAGTGTCTATCGGTGTTATGGGAACCGCTTTTATTGCAGCGGCGATTTCCTGGATAGGGCTTGCCATTGCCGGACTTCATTTCAAGCTGTTGTTATCTGCATTGATATTCTTTCTCGTGCTGATCCAGGTAGGTCCATTGATCGTATGGGTGCCCCTGGTGATATGGCAGGCTACAGAAGGGCACATGGGTACTGCCATTTTCCTGGGTATCTATGGCGGGTTTATCCTGATCCTGGATGCGGTACTGAAGCCTATCCTCATTGCCAAAAGTGGTGGCAAACTGCCATTCCTGGTGCTCTTCCTGGGGGTAATAGGTGGACTGGCTGCCTGGGGATTTACCGGCATGTTCAAAGGGGCTATCATCCTGGCGGTGTTCTATACTGTGTTTAACTCCTGGCTGGAAAGGAAGCGTGGCGGTACAACGGTGCGGAAGCCGGCTGATGGTGTGCAAAGTTGA